Proteins encoded together in one Camelina sativa cultivar DH55 chromosome 9, Cs, whole genome shotgun sequence window:
- the LOC104713915 gene encoding B3 domain-containing protein REM14-like isoform X1, producing MPNKHFFKPLLPGFHSHLTIPVAFFLKYIKGRDEQKKTARLRSDASKIIWNVKLDGKRLTDGWKEFALAHNLRIGDIVIFRQERDLAFYVTLLGPSCCEIRYGSCLEEETNLDSLLFPEKKKEKKSPNEDSCFVANVAPSSLRYDSLLFPKAFVRENGVVTGSGEIVLMNEKGRSWTLKMKQKPSCGTIYVRGGWINFCDANGLKSGDTVTFKLIQRGRTRVLRLLAKESKQEANDVSLSTEPESDEDSNIGKIQRQRKMKKSPRRDTESSSSLDPSCFVASIAPSSLRYDTMYLPKKFMRENGIYTKHGEIILMNQKGRSWTLDLKRKKWCGTFCIKRGWKSFCRANGLSAGSIITFKLIKKRGTLTLRLIPNEGEEEEEISEANKVESLSRDQESDEESSHDEKISQECSRRNEKKRRLRWIASSSPSKNRFVTLTLTPYNVSASVLRLPIPFTRMNGIDKETKMTLLDKQGKKWSTKLHLEDDKSKRLRMVGGWKGFLQANCVKANESIRLELIWEEEKSCVLKFRSKVNL from the exons ATGCCAAATAAACATTTCTTCAAGCCTCTTCTTCCCGGATTTCACAGCCACttg ACAATTCCTGTAGCCTTCTTCTTGAAGTATATAAAAGGAAGAGATGAGCAGAAGAAGACGGCAAGGCTAAGATCAGACGCGTCCAAGATAATCTGGAATGTGAAGTTAGATGGCAAAAGACTCACTGATGGTTGGAAAGAGTTCGCTCTTGCACATAATCTTCGAATCGGCGACATTGTTATTTTCAGACAAGAGAGAGACTTGGCTTTCTATGTGACACTATTGGGACCTAGCTGTTGTGAGATTCGATATGGTTCTTGTTTAGAAGAGGAGACCAACCTCG attctcttctttttccagagaagaagaaggagaagaaaagtcCAAATGAAGACTCTTGTTTTGTGGCTAACGTCGCGCCTTCGAGTCTACGTTATGACTCATTG CTTTTTCCAAAGGCTTTTGTGAGGGAAAATGGTGTAGTCACTGGATCTGGAGAGATTGTTCTGATGAATGAAAAGGGCAGATCATGGactttaaaaatgaaacaaaagccATCATGCGGAACGATTTATGTCAGAGGAGGTTGGATCAATTTTTGTGATGCCAATGGACTTAAAAGTGGAGATACCGTCACTTTCAAACTGATCCAAAGAGGAAGAACTCGTGTTTTACGTTTGTTAGCTAAAGAGTCAAAACAAGAAGCTAATGATGTGTCTCTTTCCACAGAACCGGAGAGCGATGAAGATAGCAACATCG GGAAGATTCAAAGGCagaggaaaatgaaaaagagtCCAAGAAGAGACACAGAGTCGTCCTCTTCACTAGATCCCTCTTGTTTTGTGGCTAGTATTGCGCCTTCGTCGCTACGTTATGACACAATG TATCTTCCAAAGAAGTTTATGAGGGAAAATggaatatatacaaaacatgGAGAGATAATTCTGATGAACCAAAAGGGCAGATCATGGACTCTAGATTTGAAACGAAAGAAGTGGTGCGGAACTTTTTGCATCAAACGTGGATGGAAAAGTTTCTGTCGTGCCAATGGCCTTAGTGCTGGAAGTATAATAACTTTCAAACTGATCAAAAAAAGAGGAACTCTCACTCTACGTTTGATCCCAAATgagggggaagaagaagaagagatctcaGAAGCTAACAAAGTAGAGTCTCTTTCGAGAGATCAGGAAAGCGATGAAGAGAGTAGCCATGACGAGAAAATCTCACAGGAATGctcaagaagaaatgaaaagaagcGTAGATTGAGATGGATAGCTTCATCTTCACCATCGAAAAACCGATTTGTGACATTAACTCTTACACCTTACAACGTCTCAGCTTCTGTACTG CGTCTTCCAATACCCTTTACAAGGATGAATGGCATCgataaagaaactaaaatgaCTCTGTTGGATAAACAAGGTAAGAAATGGTCCACGAAACTGCATTTAGAGGACGATAAAAGTAAAAGACTAAGAATGGTAGGAGGCTGGAAAGGATTCCTCCAAGCTAACTGTGTGAAGGCTAATGAATCGATCAGGTTGGAGCTGAtttgggaagaagagaaaagttgtGTTCTTAAGTTCCGCTCCAAGGTGAACCTATAA
- the LOC104713915 gene encoding B3 domain-containing protein REM14-like isoform X2, whose amino-acid sequence MPNKHFFKPLLPGFHSHLTIPVAFFLKYIKGRDEQKKTARLRSDASKIIWNVKLDGKRLTDGWKEFALAHNLRIGDIVIFRQERDLAFYVTLLGPSCCEIRYGSCLEEETNLEKKKEKKSPNEDSCFVANVAPSSLRYDSLLFPKAFVRENGVVTGSGEIVLMNEKGRSWTLKMKQKPSCGTIYVRGGWINFCDANGLKSGDTVTFKLIQRGRTRVLRLLAKESKQEANDVSLSTEPESDEDSNIGKIQRQRKMKKSPRRDTESSSSLDPSCFVASIAPSSLRYDTMYLPKKFMRENGIYTKHGEIILMNQKGRSWTLDLKRKKWCGTFCIKRGWKSFCRANGLSAGSIITFKLIKKRGTLTLRLIPNEGEEEEEISEANKVESLSRDQESDEESSHDEKISQECSRRNEKKRRLRWIASSSPSKNRFVTLTLTPYNVSASVLRLPIPFTRMNGIDKETKMTLLDKQGKKWSTKLHLEDDKSKRLRMVGGWKGFLQANCVKANESIRLELIWEEEKSCVLKFRSKVNL is encoded by the exons ATGCCAAATAAACATTTCTTCAAGCCTCTTCTTCCCGGATTTCACAGCCACttg ACAATTCCTGTAGCCTTCTTCTTGAAGTATATAAAAGGAAGAGATGAGCAGAAGAAGACGGCAAGGCTAAGATCAGACGCGTCCAAGATAATCTGGAATGTGAAGTTAGATGGCAAAAGACTCACTGATGGTTGGAAAGAGTTCGCTCTTGCACATAATCTTCGAATCGGCGACATTGTTATTTTCAGACAAGAGAGAGACTTGGCTTTCTATGTGACACTATTGGGACCTAGCTGTTGTGAGATTCGATATGGTTCTTGTTTAGAAGAGGAGACCAACCTCG agaagaagaaggagaagaaaagtcCAAATGAAGACTCTTGTTTTGTGGCTAACGTCGCGCCTTCGAGTCTACGTTATGACTCATTG CTTTTTCCAAAGGCTTTTGTGAGGGAAAATGGTGTAGTCACTGGATCTGGAGAGATTGTTCTGATGAATGAAAAGGGCAGATCATGGactttaaaaatgaaacaaaagccATCATGCGGAACGATTTATGTCAGAGGAGGTTGGATCAATTTTTGTGATGCCAATGGACTTAAAAGTGGAGATACCGTCACTTTCAAACTGATCCAAAGAGGAAGAACTCGTGTTTTACGTTTGTTAGCTAAAGAGTCAAAACAAGAAGCTAATGATGTGTCTCTTTCCACAGAACCGGAGAGCGATGAAGATAGCAACATCG GGAAGATTCAAAGGCagaggaaaatgaaaaagagtCCAAGAAGAGACACAGAGTCGTCCTCTTCACTAGATCCCTCTTGTTTTGTGGCTAGTATTGCGCCTTCGTCGCTACGTTATGACACAATG TATCTTCCAAAGAAGTTTATGAGGGAAAATggaatatatacaaaacatgGAGAGATAATTCTGATGAACCAAAAGGGCAGATCATGGACTCTAGATTTGAAACGAAAGAAGTGGTGCGGAACTTTTTGCATCAAACGTGGATGGAAAAGTTTCTGTCGTGCCAATGGCCTTAGTGCTGGAAGTATAATAACTTTCAAACTGATCAAAAAAAGAGGAACTCTCACTCTACGTTTGATCCCAAATgagggggaagaagaagaagagatctcaGAAGCTAACAAAGTAGAGTCTCTTTCGAGAGATCAGGAAAGCGATGAAGAGAGTAGCCATGACGAGAAAATCTCACAGGAATGctcaagaagaaatgaaaagaagcGTAGATTGAGATGGATAGCTTCATCTTCACCATCGAAAAACCGATTTGTGACATTAACTCTTACACCTTACAACGTCTCAGCTTCTGTACTG CGTCTTCCAATACCCTTTACAAGGATGAATGGCATCgataaagaaactaaaatgaCTCTGTTGGATAAACAAGGTAAGAAATGGTCCACGAAACTGCATTTAGAGGACGATAAAAGTAAAAGACTAAGAATGGTAGGAGGCTGGAAAGGATTCCTCCAAGCTAACTGTGTGAAGGCTAATGAATCGATCAGGTTGGAGCTGAtttgggaagaagagaaaagttgtGTTCTTAAGTTCCGCTCCAAGGTGAACCTATAA